Sequence from the Caldibacillus debilis DSM 16016 genome:
GGCCGGAAGAAATTGGCCCAATTGACCCGCTACGGCGCGGTGGTCATCGGCTTTATCCAGGCGATCGGCATGTCCATCGGATTTAACCGGACGACGGGCGGAATGCTGATCCAAGATACTTCCTTCGGCAACTACCTGCTCATTGCCTTGGTGTTGACAGCCGGCACCGCCTTTCTTCTTTGGCTCGGGGAACAGATTACGGCAAAGGGCGTCGGGAACGGCATTTCCATCATCATTTTTGCCGGGATCGTCGCGGGGTTCCCTTCGATGATCAACCAGATTTACGCCCAGCAATTTGAAAATGCCGGCGATCAGCTGTTCTTGCGGATCGTCATCATGGTCTTGCTTGTTCTCCTCATCTTGGCGATCATTGTCGGCGTCATTTTTGTGCAGCAGGCAAACCGGAAAATCCCGATCCAATACGCGAAACGGATCGCCGGAAGGAGCACGGTGGGCGCCCATTCCACCCACATTCCGCTGAAGGTCAACTCGGCGGGGGTCATCCCGATCATTTTCGCCGTGTCGTTCATCGTCACGCCGCCGACGATCGCTTCCTTCTTCGGCAGCAATCCCGTTACCGATTGGATCGTCAAATATTTTAACTATACGAACCCTTACGGAATGGTTCTGTACGTATTGCTGATCATCGCCTTCACTTATTTCTATGCCTTCGTGCAGGTCAATCCGGAGCAGCTGGCGGATAACTTGAAAAAGCAGGGCGGTTATATTCCGGGCATACGGCCGGGGAGAAACACCCAGGAATATTTCACCCAACGGCTGATTAACCTGACTTTTGTCGGATCCATCTTTTTGGCGGTCATCGCCGTATTGCCGGTCTTCTTCACGAAAATCGCCAGCCTGCCGGCATCCGTCCGGATCGGCGGCACGAGCTTGTTGATTGTTGTCGGCGTCGCCCTGGAAACGATGAAACAGTTGGAAACCCAGCTGGTCAAACGCCATTATAAAGGCTTCATCAAACGGTGATGGCGGTTCAGGAGCCTGGAAAGCGAGGCGTCCAAAATCTCCACAGACTTTAGGGGGAATAGCGATGAACATAATCTTGATGGGTCTCCCCGGCGCAGGAAAAGGAACCCAGGCGGAAAAAATCGTGGAGAAATTCCGTATCCCTCACATTTCTACCGGAGACATGTTCCGCCGGGCGATCAGTGAAAAAACGGAGCTCGGCATGAAGGCGAAAACCTTCATGGACAAAGGCGAATTGGTTCCGGACGAAGTGACGGTCGGGATCGTCCGCGACCGGCTGAAGGAACCGGACTGCCGGGAAGGTTTTTTGCTGGATGGTTTTCCGAGGAATCTCGTTCAAGCGGAAAGCCTGGAGGAAATTTTGAACGAATGGAATAAGAAAATCGAATACTGCCTGCATATCGAAGTCGACGTCAACCTGCTGACGGAACGGTTGGCCGGACGCAGGGTTTGCAAATCTTGCGGGGCGACCTATCATATTCAATTCCATCCTCCGAAACAGGAGAATGTTTGCGACAGGTGCGGCGGGGAATTGTATCAACGGCCCGACGATTCCGCGGAGACGGTGAAAAACC
This genomic interval carries:
- the secY gene encoding preprotein translocase subunit SecY, whose amino-acid sequence is MFQTISNFMRVKDIRNKILFTLLMLIVFRIGTFIPVPGVNAEYLKFEHELNAFGILNIFGGGALQNFSIFAMGVMPYITASIIIQLLQMDVVPKLTEWSKQGEVGRKKLAQLTRYGAVVIGFIQAIGMSIGFNRTTGGMLIQDTSFGNYLLIALVLTAGTAFLLWLGEQITAKGVGNGISIIIFAGIVAGFPSMINQIYAQQFENAGDQLFLRIVIMVLLVLLILAIIVGVIFVQQANRKIPIQYAKRIAGRSTVGAHSTHIPLKVNSAGVIPIIFAVSFIVTPPTIASFFGSNPVTDWIVKYFNYTNPYGMVLYVLLIIAFTYFYAFVQVNPEQLADNLKKQGGYIPGIRPGRNTQEYFTQRLINLTFVGSIFLAVIAVLPVFFTKIASLPASVRIGGTSLLIVVGVALETMKQLETQLVKRHYKGFIKR
- a CDS encoding adenylate kinase, yielding MNIILMGLPGAGKGTQAEKIVEKFRIPHISTGDMFRRAISEKTELGMKAKTFMDKGELVPDEVTVGIVRDRLKEPDCREGFLLDGFPRNLVQAESLEEILNEWNKKIEYCLHIEVDVNLLTERLAGRRVCKSCGATYHIQFHPPKQENVCDRCGGELYQRPDDSAETVKNRLEVNRKQMAPLLQFYAERGCLFTIDGDQPIDRVFADIAAVLEK